A stretch of Candidatus Acidiferrales bacterium DNA encodes these proteins:
- the acs gene encoding acetate--CoA ligase yields the protein MKEKPAKGSHDTLAPPAGGLANLLVEGRTFAPPPAFRQKAVVKDPGVYAAAARNPEKFWEKFAKELVWAKPWKKVLRWKPPHAEWFVGGKINASVNCLDRQIQGPRKNKAAIIWEGEPGDQRTLTYRDLYRDVNKFANVLKSLGIRKGDRVAIYLPMIPEAAIAMLACARIGAVHSVVFGGFSAEALKDRIQDAQAKLLITADGGYRRGNLLPLKHDSDYAVKDCPSIKNVIIIKRGDFPLRVVEGRDHWYHRLMQDAKAYCEPEPMDSEDMLYILYTSGTTGKPKGIVHTTGGYLTGVYATMKWVFDLKEDDIYWCTADIGWVTGHSYTVYGPLANGATVIMYEGAPDWPDRDRFWQIIEKYGVTILYTAPTAIRSFMKWGTEWPAKHDLSSLRLLGTVGEPINPEAWVWYYKNIGGERCPVVDTWWQTETGMIMISPLPGLTTLKPGSATQAFPGIAADVFDDAGHRVEVGGGYLALTRPWPAMLRGIYGDPERYRQQYWSKWKDSLYFTSDGVKRDEEGYFWLLGRVDDVLNVAAHRIGTMEVESALVDHPHVAEAAVVGIPHEIKGTAIAAFVTLKDGYKGDGDMAEELKEHVVKKIGAIARPEKILFAPDLPKTRSGKIMRRLLRDIAQGKTLGDTTTLADPATVLALKTRYEEEAEG from the coding sequence GTGAAAGAAAAACCTGCGAAGGGTTCCCATGACACGCTGGCCCCGCCTGCGGGGGGGCTGGCCAATCTTCTGGTTGAAGGGCGCACCTTCGCGCCGCCACCGGCATTTCGCCAGAAGGCGGTGGTGAAAGACCCCGGCGTTTATGCGGCTGCGGCCCGCAATCCGGAAAAATTCTGGGAGAAGTTCGCCAAGGAGCTGGTCTGGGCAAAGCCGTGGAAAAAAGTGCTCCGCTGGAAGCCGCCGCACGCCGAATGGTTCGTGGGCGGAAAGATCAACGCCAGCGTCAACTGTCTCGACCGGCAAATCCAGGGCCCGCGGAAGAACAAGGCAGCCATCATCTGGGAGGGTGAGCCGGGCGATCAGCGCACGCTCACCTACCGGGACCTCTACCGCGACGTGAACAAATTCGCCAATGTGCTCAAATCGCTCGGCATTCGCAAAGGCGACCGGGTGGCCATCTACCTGCCCATGATTCCCGAGGCGGCGATTGCCATGCTCGCCTGCGCCAGGATTGGCGCGGTGCATTCGGTGGTCTTCGGCGGCTTCAGCGCGGAAGCGCTCAAAGATCGCATCCAGGACGCCCAGGCCAAGCTGCTCATTACCGCCGATGGCGGTTACCGCCGCGGCAATTTGTTGCCGCTCAAGCATGATTCCGACTATGCGGTGAAAGATTGCCCCTCGATCAAGAACGTCATCATCATCAAGCGCGGGGACTTTCCGCTGCGGGTGGTGGAGGGCCGCGACCACTGGTATCACCGGCTGATGCAGGACGCCAAGGCTTATTGCGAGCCCGAGCCCATGGATTCCGAGGACATGCTCTACATCCTTTATACCTCAGGCACCACCGGGAAACCCAAGGGCATCGTCCACACGACCGGCGGCTACCTCACCGGTGTCTATGCGACGATGAAGTGGGTTTTTGACCTCAAGGAAGATGACATCTACTGGTGCACGGCCGACATCGGCTGGGTTACCGGCCACAGCTATACCGTCTATGGCCCGCTGGCCAACGGCGCCACGGTCATCATGTATGAAGGCGCGCCCGACTGGCCCGACCGCGATCGCTTCTGGCAGATTATTGAGAAATACGGCGTGACGATCCTCTACACTGCGCCCACCGCCATCCGCAGCTTCATGAAGTGGGGCACCGAGTGGCCCGCCAAGCACGATCTCTCCAGCCTTCGCCTGCTCGGCACGGTGGGCGAGCCCATCAATCCGGAAGCCTGGGTCTGGTATTACAAAAACATTGGCGGCGAAAGGTGTCCGGTGGTGGACACATGGTGGCAGACGGAAACCGGCATGATCATGATCTCTCCGCTGCCCGGCCTCACGACTTTGAAGCCCGGCTCAGCCACGCAAGCCTTTCCGGGCATCGCTGCCGATGTATTTGACGACGCCGGCCATCGGGTCGAGGTTGGCGGCGGCTACCTTGCGCTCACTCGTCCATGGCCGGCCATGCTGCGCGGCATCTACGGCGATCCCGAACGCTACCGCCAACAATACTGGAGCAAATGGAAGGACAGCCTCTATTTCACGAGCGATGGCGTCAAGCGCGATGAGGAGGGCTACTTTTGGCTGCTGGGTCGGGTGGACGACGTGCTCAATGTGGCCGCCCACCGCATCGGGACGATGGAAGTGGAAAGCGCTCTGGTGGATCATCCGCACGTCGCTGAGGCCGCAGTGGTCGGCATCCCGCATGAGATCAAAGGCACCGCCATCGCCGCCTTCGTCACCCTCAAGGACGGGTACAAAGGCGATGGCGACATGGCTGAGGAACTCAAGGAGCATGTGGTGAAAAAGATCGGCGCCATCGCGCGCCCGGAGAAAATCCTTTTCGCCCCCGACCTGCCCAAGACGCGCAGCGGGAAAATCATGCGCCGGCTGCTGCGCGACATCGCTCAAGGCAAGACGCTCGGCGATACCACCACGCTGGCCGATCCGGCAACCGTTCTCGCCCTCAAGACGCGGTACGAAGAGGAGGCGGAAGGGT